TGGATACTACTTGTTGAATCCAATGCTAGTGTAGCCTCATAAAGATTGCCACCTACCGGAATCATTTGGATGGAATCGGCATCCCAGTTTACAAAACTACCTGTGAGGTGAACACCGTTTGCGGATGCCTGCAGATTGCCTAAATTCACTCGAAAAGTTACGTTTACAAGAGGGGAATTTGTTGGGCAGTTATTGCAAGAGGAAAAGCAAACCAAAGGAAGTGTAGCATTTGCCTCCGGCACTTTGTAATTACGATTATAACCTCCAAAGCCATTTGATAAACCGCATGCCTGCGGCACCGTTTCTTCTCCTGAAAAGGTATTTCCATTTAGAAATTTATATTGAATTGTACTCGTTGAATCGAGTGCTAATGTTACTTCATAAATGCCGGCAGTAACAAGTGCCATAGCAGTTGAATCCGCATCCCAATTATTAAAGCTTCCTGCAAGGTGAATTCCGTTCGGAGAAATTACTTGATTGCTCATATTCACTCTAAAAGTTACATTCACTTTTGGGTTGGAAGTTGTGCAGTTGCTACAATTGCTAAAGCAAACAGAATTTAAAGTAGTTCCAAATTCAGGTACCGCTAAATTTCGATTATAACCTCCAACACCATTTGATACGCCACATGCAGCAGGAACCAGTTCATCCATACCAAAAGCATTACCATTTATAAACTTATATTGAATAGTAGCACTCGAATCCAACGGAAGCGTAACCTCATATATTCCTAATCCTATCGGATTCATAGCAGTACTAGCTGCATTCCAGTTATTAAAACTTCCGGCAAGATGAATTCCATTTGGTGACACTGATTCATTGCTCATGTCAACTCGAAAAGTAACGTTTACATTTGTTGATACAATGCAATTTGTGCAGGATGAAAAACAAACAAGCGGCAAAGTAGTTGAAGTTTGTGGGATTGCTAAGCTTCTGTTATAACCTCCTACACCATTAGGTACGCCGCATGATGCAGGGACTTCTTCATCAAAACCAAAACTATTACCATTAATGAACTTATACTGAACAATAGAAGTACTATCTAAATTGAGAGTGACAGTATAAATATTGTTACCACTTGGAGACATAAGCGTTGCATTGGCATCCCAGTTATTAAAGCTACCTACCAAATGAACCCCATTGGGTGATACAGATACATTGCTCATATTTACTTGAAAAGTGATAGCTGAATTTCCGGGTGATGAGCAATTGGAGCAGGATGAAAAGCAAACTGTATTTAGAATAGTATTATTTTGTGGTACTACTAAATTTCGGTTGTATCCGCCTAAGCCATTCGTAATTCCGCATAAGGCAGGTACCGTTTCTTCACCTGCAAAAGTATTTCCATTAATAAATTTATATTGTATGGTGCTAGTAGTATCTAAACTAACAATTGCTTCATACACATTGCCTCCTATAGGCAGCATGGGCGTTGCATTGGCGTCCCAATTATTAAAACTTCCCGCCAAATGAACTCCATTGGGTGAAATTATTTGATTGCTCATGTTTACGCGAAATGTTGCCTCAATATTTGGTGAGGATACAATTGTTACGGTGTACTCCTCAGTTTCCCCTGTTGTAAAAATTTTGCAAGCATCCACCGCTGTAATTTGAAAGCTTGGACTGGTTGCTCGAACCCGAACTGCGGTTGGCCCCGATAGTGCACTAGCCGGAATTGTAAAGGGAGCAATTGATGCGCTTCCCGGACTACTTCCACTTGAAATGAGAGTAAATTCACTGGCATCAAAAGTATGACTGTGATCATAATCCACCCAAGCAGCAATGGCATGGCTGGTAGGAGAAGCTGCGCTAAAATAATAAGTGGTATTTTTTTGAAGTGAGGTGGTTGTATTTCCACTAGGTGGGTAAACTTTAAAAGCCTTATTGTTAAGTCCCGAACATCCGGTTCCATTATTTACTAATGAAGTTCCAACAATGGAAAAATCATTTATGTTATAAAGTCCGTTGCATTGCAAGCCACCATATAGTATATCACAATAATCATAAATCGTTACTAGGTAATCTTCGGTTTCACCATTCGTGAAGTTTGTACAATAGTCGCCTGATCCATTATAATTTCCGCGGTAACGTGCCCTTACACGCATTCGTGTTGCACCCGTAAGCGCGTTTGTAGGAATAGACATGGTTGCTGAGGCAGGCACCCCTGCTGTGGATGCAGTACTAATTTGCTTCCACTCCAAAAAATCAAAATCATTGTCGTGATTAAAGTCAATCCATACCGAAATTATACACGAAACGGAAGTTGTTACGCTAATGGTGTAGGAGCCTCCTTTGGTTAATGAAGCGGTGGTATAATAGCTGGGTGCATAAACGGAATATCCCATGGAATTTGTGTTGGCACAGCCTGTACCGGAATTATTGAAGCCAGTTCCTGCAATGGCAACTGCATCGATGTTTTCGACAAAGCAATTCGAAAAAGGGGGAATACAATATACTTGGGAAGCATTAATATTTCCAATTAAAACAAAACTTAAATAAGAAAACAGTATGTTTCTAAATAGTCCTGATGGAAGGTTAAAGTTATATTTCATGGGAATTTTTTTGTTGTGTTAAATTTCATTTGAAAGCTACCTAAAATTACAACTAAAATTATTAGTTTGTTTGACCATGCTAAGTTCAAAAGGATTTGATTGACGATAGTCCTAGTGTTAAAAAGTTTGAAACACCTGAAGATATTGGATATTTAACTTATTACTTAGCACAGAGGCCCATTTTATTTTGTGAAAAAAACCTATTTAACGGTAAGTTGAAAAAGTGATTTATGCGAAAGAATTGTTTGTAAACAATTAATTGAGGTAAGGAATAGCTTAGTTTTTCTTTGCTACAGGAATCCATACTTCTTCTTCAGAGGAAGGGTCATTGTTTTTATATTTTCACCTAAAATTTCAAAGTGGGGTCTTTGAGCTAGCGCATAGCCCGAAGCGGGCAACCAGCTTTCAAAAATATAACGGAATGTTTTTTCTGCTTCACTGGCCGGACCTTTATGCAAGAAAACGGCATACATACCTTCCGTTAAAATAAAAGTTTTCATGCCTTCCGGAACAAACTCAAAGGAATTCACTTCGGCTAGAGCCCATTTATCAAAAGGGGCAAAAAATTAAATTGTTCGAAATTGAAATCGGCTGGATATACTTGGAGTGAAATTAATTCTGCATTAATACGATTTTTAACTTCATTTCTGCGGGGCATAAAACTGCGCCACAATTCGACCGTTTTATTTTCTGCTAAGCTCATTTTTAGGCTTAGTCCAATTAATTTTTTTTCTGAAAGTTGGGTTATCCGTGAAAACATGGCAAAGAATTTTTGGAAAAGTAATAACAAAATTTTAAATTCATTTTGAATAGAGAAATTTTGCAGCTGTGATGTATGCTACTTTTTTTATTGCAATTAATTTTTAACTTGGCTTTTAAAATTTCACTCATGGAGCAAAGTGCAGATACTCAAGCGCAGCAAGAAGTAATCAGAACGCTGGTTGCACAGGGGCATGACAATGTTTTTATTGAGCAACATTTGCTTGAGAAGGGCATTGATAAACTCTATGTACCCGAATTGCTTGCAAGTGCTAAGCGCATGCGTCATGCAATGCGTACACGCAACGGGAGTTTGTTAGTGGTATTGGGGGTATTGATTTTGGGCATGGGTTTTATTTCGTGTGTGATTATCCATAACACAGGTGGTGAGATTGGTTTGCCACTTTATGGCCTAACCATACTTGGATTGTGCATCGTGTTTGGTGGTTTGGTTTTTATTTTTCAATAGCACATTTTGTAACTTCAATTCTATCTAAATTCTATTTAAACACATAGGAGCATAGGAAACAGAGGAATCACACAGCATAAAATCGGCTAATCAACTAATTATCATAAACAATCATAATCATCATAAAAAATCAGCGTTCTATATCAGAGAATTGAATTTGAAACGTGATTCTATATAACACATAGGCACAGAGGAAGCATAGGCTTCACATAGAAATAAATTAGCTAATTGGCTAATCAACAAATCAAACCTATTTTTCTGAAAAAAAAGCGATTAAGATTTCTTCGAGGGTTTCTTTTGTTAAGGGTTTTGTTTTAAAATCTGAGATTATATTAATTTTTTCAGCCTTTTTTTTATCGTCGGGGTTTTGTGAGGTGGTGAGCATAACCACAACGGCCTGACTTTTTAATTCTGAATCTAATTTTTGATATGCCTCCAAAAAGTCCCAACCATTCATGCCCGGCATATTTATATCGAGTAAGATGAGTTCGGGTGGTGCCTCACCGGCTTTTTTAGCAGCTAAAAAGTCGAGTGCTTCCTTTGCTGATGTTTTTGCCAATACTGAATGTGCTGCATTGCTTTTTTGAATTACACGTTCGTGGTAAAAATTATCATCCGGATTATCGTCAATCAGTAATATGCAATTTAATTTTTTAATCATGTTTCTAAAATTGGAATAGTAAACGTAAATGTTGTGCCTTCTCCGAAGATAGAATCTACCCAGATTTCGCCTTGATGCAGTTCTACAATTTTTTTGCAATTGGCTAATCCAATTCCGCTCCCTTCGTATTCAGTATTGGCATGTAAGCGTTGAAAAATATCGAATATTCTCTTAAAATTATTCGGTTCAATTCCAATCCCGTTATCACTCACTGTAAATTGCCAAACAGTATTTACGTAAGCTGCCGAGATTTGGATTTTGGGAACAATGCTTTTTTTCTGGAATTTAATTGCATTGGTAATTAGGTTTTGAAATAATTGCCTGAATTCGGTTTCATATATCATCAATTCAGGAAGCTCCGAAACAATTATTTCAGCACCGGAAGCACTAATAGTGCTGTTCAAATCAGCGATCACATCCGAAACTAATTTGGTACAACTTACTTTAATCAAGTTTTTATTTCGGCCTAAGCGGGAATAATCTAACAGTGCTTTAACCAGTTGACTCATCCGTTTGGTTGCATTGTTTACGGAAGTAATGTATTTACGTGCATTCTCATCGAGTTGATCTAAATAGTCTTCTTCAAAAACTTGCATGTAATTGGAAACAGTGCGCAATGGTTCTTGCAAATCGTGGGAAGAGATGTGTGCAAAATGCTCGAGTTCCTTATTTATGGAGGCCAGTTCTAGTGTTTTTTTATGTAAGGCCAATTCAATTTGTTTTTTTTCGGTAATGTCGTAGAAGATAGAAACTACGCATTGTTCGCCATTTATTTTCATCACCGTTAAGGAGATGAGTGCATCCATCAAGGCGCCGCTTTTAGTGCGAAAGGTAAGTTCAAAGTCGGGTGTTTTACCTGTTTCATTAATTAGTTTAAGGACCTGATTTCGTTGATCCATATTGGCAATGATGCCCATTTCGGAAGAGGTTTTTCCAATAACCTCATCTTTGCTGAAGCCCAAGGAGCTTAAAAATTTTTCATTGGCTTCCAAGATGACTTTATCGGAGAAGCGGCTAATGGTCATGCCCACCGAACTGGAATGAAAAATGGAATAGAATTTTTCCTCGCTTTCACTTAAGGCAATTATTTTTTCATCTAATTTTCCAATCATCCCATTGAAATGGCTTGCCAATTGGCCAATTTCATCCGTAGAATAAATATTTGCCCGGCTCGAAAAATTACCTTCACCAACTGCTTTCGAGGTGTTAATGATTTCGTTTATTCCTTTGGAGATGTTGCGACTAATTGAGATAGAAAGCCAAAGGCCTGAAATTTCAACGGTTAGTGCGATGAGCAATAATATTTTCAGAATCAGGTTTTCGAGCCATCGTGAGCCTTCGCCGAGGGTAAATGAAAAATCATCTTCCAACTGCGTGAGTTTTTTATTTATGTCATTAATGTGTTTTAAATTTTCTTCCATTTGAGCCGCATTTACGCCCGATGCCACAATTGCCGCATGTAATTTAGCAGCTGTAATTTGCATTTCTGCGATGGTGGAATCCGCCTCTGTCCATATTCTTATGGCTTTATTGATATAGGTAATGGAATGAAAGCGCAAAAATAATTGTATCATGCCATCCACATCATCAGGATGATTTCGGCCTTCAATAAATCCTTGCCGCATAATTTCCTTATCAGGATTGGCTTTGCCCATTTCGAGTCGCGTTTTGCGATCACCCAATGGAACCTTCATGAAGTGCAAAAAATCTTGATAATCTTTTTCATTTCCCGAACGGGTATACTTACGTAAATGATAAATAGCATCTTTTTGAGCTTTTGACCAAAGCCCTTCTGCTCCCACAAATGCGCGCACTGAAGAAAGGGTGGAAATAGAAAAAAAGAGAGTGGCTAATTCCACTAAAATCAGAAAGGCCATCACGCCCACGGCAAAATATAATTTCTTAGAAATGGAAATATTTTTGAACCAATTCAGACGCCCTGATTCCATAGATATGTGTAAGAAAGTTAAATTGTAAGAAAGTGCTGATTTTGTATTCCAAAATCAGTCCTTCGGGTAGAATGAAAATTGAATTACTCGTTTAAAATCTTATCGGGACTTAACCAATACCTGCCAATTTCGTCCACCACCTTTGCAAATTCTGCCGACTCGATTGGTTTTTGAATGTAGCGGCTTACTCCCAATTCACGGCACTTTGCTTCATCTTCTGCTTCCGCTGATGCTGTAAAAACTACAACTGGAATTTTTAATGTACAATCATCACCACGAATTACTTTCAGCACGGAAAGTCCATCAATGTTGGGCATTGTGAGGTCGAGGATAATTAATTTAGGAACATTTTCTATTTTACGATACGAAAAGTCGGAGGTTGCAAATAAAAAATCAAGGGCTTGCAGTCCATCCTTGACACGAAAAATCAAATTACTGAGCCCTGTTTTTTTCAGTGTCCGAATACAAATCTCTGCATCGGCATCATTGTCTTCTACAAGTAAAATATCTACTATATCCATGGTTTGAATTTAGGGGTTGGTTAATCATTGAGTTGATTTTTATACGAAGAAAGCAAGATACTTTCAAATTATCAAGCATATTGTGCGTTTTGGTTCGGTATTTAAATGATTGGACTATATCAACCATAAATCATTTTAAGTTGATACACCTTTTCTAAACATCTTGCGACTTTGACTGTTGGGTTTACATATTTTAATTTAATGTTTATGAAAAGGTATTTAAGTTTTTTGCTGCTTTTAGTTGGATTGGCGACAGCCTGTAAAAAGAAGGATAATGAGATAAGCCCGGGAGCAGCTCCGCTGGCAATACAAGACACTACAGCAATG
The sequence above is a segment of the Bacteroidota bacterium genome. Coding sequences within it:
- a CDS encoding T9SS type A sorting domain-containing protein, whose translation is MKYNFNLPSGLFRNILFSYLSFVLIGNINASQVYCIPPFSNCFVENIDAVAIAGTGFNNSGTGCANTNSMGYSVYAPSYYTTASLTKGGSYTISVTTSVSCIISVWIDFNHDNDFDFLEWKQISTASTAGVPASATMSIPTNALTGATRMRVRARYRGNYNGSGDYCTNFTNGETEDYLVTIYDYCDILYGGLQCNGLYNINDFSIVGTSLVNNGTGCSGLNNKAFKVYPPSGNTTTSLQKNTTYYFSAASPTSHAIAAWVDYDHSHTFDASEFTLISSGSSPGSASIAPFTIPASALSGPTAVRVRATSPSFQITAVDACKIFTTGETEEYTVTIVSSPNIEATFRVNMSNQIISPNGVHLAGSFNNWDANATPMLPIGGNVYEAIVSLDTTSTIQYKFINGNTFAGEETVPALCGITNGLGGYNRNLVVPQNNTILNTVCFSSCSNCSSPGNSAITFQVNMSNVSVSPNGVHLVGSFNNWDANATLMSPSGNNIYTVTLNLDSTSIVQYKFINGNSFGFDEEVPASCGVPNGVGGYNRSLAIPQTSTTLPLVCFSSCTNCIVSTNVNVTFRVDMSNESVSPNGIHLAGSFNNWNAASTAMNPIGLGIYEVTLPLDSSATIQYKFINGNAFGMDELVPAACGVSNGVGGYNRNLAVPEFGTTLNSVCFSNCSNCTTSNPKVNVTFRVNMSNQVISPNGIHLAGSFNNWDADSTAMALVTAGIYEVTLALDSTSTIQYKFLNGNTFSGEETVPQACGLSNGFGGYNRNYKVPEANATLPLVCFSSCNNCPTNSPLVNVTFRVNLGNLQASANGVHLTGSFVNWDADSIQMIPVGGNLYEATLALDSTSSIQYKFLNGNTFSNEESVPSTCGISNGFGGYNRSLNVPQQNTVLFPVCFAACTACATPASYINVQFRVDLSGNSISPKGVHLAGTFNGFDADSTEMMPIGANVYAASISLDSTLVVQYKFLNGNAFGIGEDEIVPAQCGFPNGLGGYNRQLNVPESNTALPTVCFEACNPCNTVGIEATEEALHGLSIFPNPANVFVTIRYTQKSSVPITILIFNSSGKIIENHFIQNGTANYRLDINTQNYLPGLYSVLINDGKEQHSKKFIINR
- a CDS encoding response regulator, whose product is MDIVDILLVEDNDADAEICIRTLKKTGLSNLIFRVKDGLQALDFLFATSDFSYRKIENVPKLIILDLTMPNIDGLSVLKVIRGDDCTLKIPVVVFTASAEAEDEAKCRELGVSRYIQKPIESAEFAKVVDEIGRYWLSPDKILNE
- a CDS encoding response regulator; translated protein: MIKKLNCILLIDDNPDDNFYHERVIQKSNAAHSVLAKTSAKEALDFLAAKKAGEAPPELILLDINMPGMNGWDFLEAYQKLDSELKSQAVVVMLTTSQNPDDKKKAEKINIISDFKTKPLTKETLEEILIAFFSEK
- a CDS encoding PAS domain S-box protein, giving the protein MESGRLNWFKNISISKKLYFAVGVMAFLILVELATLFFSISTLSSVRAFVGAEGLWSKAQKDAIYHLRKYTRSGNEKDYQDFLHFMKVPLGDRKTRLEMGKANPDKEIMRQGFIEGRNHPDDVDGMIQLFLRFHSITYINKAIRIWTEADSTIAEMQITAAKLHAAIVASGVNAAQMEENLKHINDINKKLTQLEDDFSFTLGEGSRWLENLILKILLLIALTVEISGLWLSISISRNISKGINEIINTSKAVGEGNFSSRANIYSTDEIGQLASHFNGMIGKLDEKIIALSESEEKFYSIFHSSSVGMTISRFSDKVILEANEKFLSSLGFSKDEVIGKTSSEMGIIANMDQRNQVLKLINETGKTPDFELTFRTKSGALMDALISLTVMKINGEQCVVSIFYDITEKKQIELALHKKTLELASINKELEHFAHISSHDLQEPLRTVSNYMQVFEEDYLDQLDENARKYITSVNNATKRMSQLVKALLDYSRLGRNKNLIKVSCTKLVSDVIADLNSTISASGAEIIVSELPELMIYETEFRQLFQNLITNAIKFQKKSIVPKIQISAAYVNTVWQFTVSDNGIGIEPNNFKRIFDIFQRLHANTEYEGSGIGLANCKKIVELHQGEIWVDSIFGEGTTFTFTIPILET